From a region of the Fischerella sp. JS2 genome:
- a CDS encoding PAS domain-containing protein — MPDFEQSLQPLADGKLSWQQQVSQQFTPAMTTDQEQAMVLQLADGRIQACNPESERILGLTAEQFIGRNWLDAPWQAISVDGSPFSKENHPFMVALTTGKACLDIVMGLYQPHGKLVWLLVNSQPLFLPGATKPYSIVTTFSEITVISNLESVFDVNEVALATALRDSPNLIQRIVSSSSGALYLYDLVEQRVIYINHQVTQILGYTQQEIQSTGLQSLLQRMYPEDIARLPAHYHRLNSVPDGEVVSFEFQYRHANGEWRWLRCHDTVLRRTAAGLSQRILGFCEDFTERRRTETALRQSNERFELAAAAANCLIYDWDRKSDSVNRTQGLTELLGYTLDEVEPTSAWWRSHIHPDDLQQVEQELTESLAQGDRFCTQYRVRHQDGHYLWVEDRGLGVRDHNHQIIRVVGITTDISDRKQTEADLREGEERIRLATAAAELGMWFWDLTTDEVIWTAKCKQLFGLPANTEMSYEVFLNCLHPDDRQPTHEAIRQTLQGKVDYDVEFRVIWPNNSIHWIAAKGRCLYDYTGKAVQMMGTTQDITERKHTEEALRQSEERYRMLSEGIPEMVWTTNAQGLNDYTNQRWCEYSGLTLEETVGTGWQQVLHPDDLESTNQRWQESLQTGIPFENEQRFKRASDGTYRWHLVRAYPLTDNQGNIIKWFGTCTDIHDQKQIEQQRAYLLELEQAARAEAEAANRVKDQFLAILSHELRSPLNPILGWTKLLRNRKLDPTATDRALDTIERNAKLQIQLIDDLLDVSRILRGKLSLNLAIVNLTTVIDAALETVQLAAQTKKIQLEYIPPEGEETGTQGTREIRETKGNVGKNFSASSILVQGDSNRLQQVVGNLLSNAIKFTPSGGRVEVRLEVVKDGELGAPTTDREWGLGAMGRLGTRGPHERLPKGSPGIKKEALGIRGNGEKVESNSPHHPTTPPPHHKNRYAQITVTDTGMGISSEFLPHVFEYFRQADSSTTRKFGGLGLGLAIVRHLVELHGGVVTADSPGEGQGATFTVRLPLIEQQGEGGEKDTEQQSDKFTSSYLAGLRILVVDDDLDTRNFLDYCLKEYGATVTVVSSANQALTALAQSQHDLLISDIGMPEVDGYTLIEQIRTVASEQGGNIPAIALTAYAGDSDRSRLLAAGFQTHIAKPVDTDQLLLAIADLCGKRNN; from the coding sequence ATGCCAGATTTTGAGCAGTCTCTACAACCATTGGCTGATGGCAAGCTGTCTTGGCAGCAGCAAGTTTCGCAACAATTCACGCCTGCGATGACCACAGATCAAGAACAAGCAATGGTGCTTCAGCTTGCGGATGGTCGCATCCAGGCTTGTAATCCGGAGTCGGAGCGGATTTTGGGACTAACGGCAGAGCAGTTCATTGGGCGTAATTGGCTGGATGCACCTTGGCAAGCCATTAGTGTAGATGGTTCTCCTTTTTCTAAGGAAAATCATCCATTTATGGTTGCCCTAACCACAGGTAAAGCCTGTTTGGATATTGTGATGGGATTGTATCAGCCGCATGGTAAGCTTGTCTGGCTACTTGTGAACTCACAACCTTTGTTCTTACCAGGAGCAACTAAACCTTATAGTATTGTCACAACTTTTAGTGAGATTACAGTCATATCAAATCTAGAATCGGTTTTTGATGTGAATGAAGTTGCTTTAGCAACAGCCTTAAGAGACAGTCCAAATTTAATTCAAAGAATTGTTAGTAGTAGCTCAGGTGCGCTGTATCTTTATGATTTAGTTGAGCAGCGTGTCATCTATATTAATCATCAAGTTACTCAAATTCTTGGTTACACCCAACAAGAAATTCAATCAACAGGGCTGCAATCACTTTTGCAACGAATGTACCCTGAAGATATTGCTCGACTTCCTGCTCATTATCATCGCCTCAACTCTGTTCCTGATGGTGAAGTAGTTAGCTTTGAATTTCAATATCGACATGCAAACGGTGAATGGCGTTGGTTACGTTGTCATGATACGGTATTACGGAGAACAGCCGCAGGTTTATCGCAGCGCATATTGGGTTTCTGTGAAGATTTTACAGAGCGACGGCGTACAGAGACTGCCTTACGGCAAAGTAATGAACGGTTTGAACTCGCTGCTGCTGCTGCGAATTGCCTAATTTACGATTGGGATAGAAAAAGTGATTCTGTAAACAGAACTCAAGGTTTAACTGAGCTTTTAGGTTACACGTTAGACGAAGTTGAACCAACCTCAGCATGGTGGCGATCGCATATTCATCCTGATGATCTCCAACAAGTGGAACAGGAGCTTACAGAAAGTCTAGCCCAAGGAGACCGTTTTTGCACTCAGTATCGAGTCCGTCATCAGGATGGTCATTATCTGTGGGTAGAAGATCGAGGATTAGGAGTACGAGACCATAATCATCAGATTATTAGAGTAGTTGGCATCACTACTGATATCAGCGATCGCAAACAAACAGAAGCAGACTTACGTGAAGGTGAAGAACGCATTCGCCTAGCCACCGCAGCAGCAGAGTTAGGAATGTGGTTTTGGGATCTCACCACCGACGAAGTAATTTGGACTGCCAAATGTAAGCAACTGTTTGGACTACCTGCCAATACAGAAATGAGCTATGAAGTGTTTTTGAATTGTCTGCATCCAGATGATCGCCAACCTACCCATGAAGCAATTAGACAAACTCTTCAAGGTAAGGTTGATTATGATGTCGAGTTCCGTGTAATTTGGCCTAACAATAGTATACATTGGATTGCAGCCAAAGGTCGCTGCTTGTACGATTACACAGGTAAAGCAGTGCAGATGATGGGTACTACCCAAGATATTACCGAGCGCAAACACACAGAAGAAGCCTTGCGTCAAAGCGAAGAACGCTACAGAATGCTGAGTGAAGGCATTCCCGAAATGGTTTGGACAACTAATGCTCAAGGTTTGAATGATTATACAAATCAGCGCTGGTGTGAATATTCAGGGTTAACTCTAGAAGAAACTGTGGGAACTGGTTGGCAGCAAGTACTACATCCAGATGACTTAGAATCTACTAACCAACGCTGGCAGGAATCTTTGCAAACAGGAATTCCCTTTGAGAACGAACAGCGCTTCAAAAGAGCTAGTGACGGTACCTATCGTTGGCATTTAGTTAGAGCTTATCCCCTCACAGACAATCAAGGAAACATTATTAAATGGTTTGGCACTTGTACCGATATTCACGACCAAAAACAAATAGAACAACAACGCGCTTACCTGTTAGAGTTGGAACAAGCAGCCCGTGCAGAAGCAGAAGCTGCTAACCGTGTCAAAGATCAGTTTCTAGCCATTCTTTCTCACGAATTGCGATCGCCCCTCAACCCTATTCTTGGTTGGACAAAATTACTCAGAAATCGCAAGTTAGATCCAACAGCCACAGATCGTGCCTTAGATACGATTGAACGCAATGCCAAGTTACAAATTCAACTAATTGATGACTTACTAGATGTTTCTCGCATTCTCCGAGGGAAACTCAGCCTCAATTTAGCCATAGTCAATTTGACAACAGTAATTGATGCGGCATTAGAAACTGTGCAACTAGCTGCACAAACCAAAAAAATTCAACTTGAGTATATACCTCCAGAAGGAGAGGAGACGGGGACACAGGGGACAAGGGAGATAAGGGAGACAAAGGGGAATGTAGGTAAAAATTTCTCCGCCTCTTCCATACTCGTTCAAGGTGACTCAAATCGCTTGCAGCAAGTCGTTGGCAATTTACTTTCCAATGCGATTAAATTTACACCTAGTGGCGGTAGGGTAGAAGTGCGCCTAGAAGTAGTCAAAGATGGGGAACTCGGGGCCCCCACGACCGACAGGGAGTGGGGATTAGGGGCAATGGGGAGATTGGGAACTCGGGGCCCCCATGAGCGATTGCCGAAAGGGTCCCCTGGCATAAAGAAAGAGGCGTTGGGGATTAGGGGCAATGGGGAGAAAGTAGAATCAAACTCTCCCCACCACCCCACCACCCCACCACCCCATCACAAAAACCGCTACGCCCAAATCACAGTCACAGACACAGGTATGGGTATTTCTTCAGAATTTCTACCCCACGTATTTGAATACTTTCGCCAAGCAGATAGCAGTACCACCAGAAAATTTGGTGGATTAGGATTAGGACTAGCAATAGTCCGCCATTTAGTGGAATTGCATGGCGGTGTCGTCACTGCTGATAGCCCAGGAGAAGGACAAGGAGCCACATTTACTGTAAGATTGCCCCTCATAGAACAACAAGGGGAAGGTGGGGAGAAAGACACAGAACAACAATCAGATAAATTTACCTCCTCCTACCTGGCGGGACTACGGATACTAGTAGTTGATGATGATCTAGATACACGCAATTTTCTTGACTATTGTTTAAAAGAGTATGGAGCAACAGTAACTGTTGTCAGTTCAGCAAACCAAGCTCTCACAGCCTTAGCACAATCGCAGCATGACTTATTAATTAGTGATATCGGGATGCCTGAGGTAGACGGCTACACTTTGATAGAGCAAATTAGAACTGTGGCTTCTGAACAGGGCGGAAATATCCCAGCGATCGCTTTAACTGCCTATGCTGGAGATAGCGATCGCTCCCGACTATTAGCAGCAGGTTTCCAAACCCACATTGCCAAACCAGTCGATACAGATCAATTATTGTTAGCGATCGCAGATTTATGTGGCAAAAGAAATAATTAA
- a CDS encoding Gfo/Idh/MocA family oxidoreductase encodes MTSVQNQKNSKVRYAVIGLGWIAQETVLPAFANADNSELIALFSDDLVKRHELGEKYNVPVFTYEEYEAFLRSGAADAVYIALPNHLHCEYTVKAANAGVHVLCEKPMAVTELECEEMIRACRHNNVKLMIAYRLHFDKANMQAVEIVNSGKIGEPRIFNSVFSQQVAEGNVRLEPISNGGGTVYDMGVYCINAARYLFQDEPTEVVAFCANNGEKRFEEVDEMTSAIMRFPNNKLASFTSSFGVAPVSTFQILGTKGDLRMDSAYSYQGELNQQITIDNQTQEQSYPAGDQFAAEIVYFSDCILNNKDPEPSGEEGLADVRIIRAIIASAQTAKPVELREFREQTRPTSEQVIQIPASEEQPDLVHAADPSGNA; translated from the coding sequence ATGACATCTGTTCAAAACCAGAAAAACAGTAAAGTACGTTATGCAGTAATTGGACTAGGTTGGATTGCTCAAGAAACAGTCTTACCTGCTTTTGCAAATGCAGATAATTCGGAATTAATAGCATTATTTTCCGACGACTTAGTCAAGCGTCACGAACTAGGTGAAAAGTATAATGTTCCCGTTTTTACCTACGAAGAATACGAAGCATTTCTCAGAAGTGGTGCAGCAGATGCAGTTTACATTGCTCTACCTAATCATCTGCATTGTGAATATACTGTCAAAGCAGCCAATGCCGGAGTACATGTACTTTGCGAAAAGCCGATGGCAGTAACAGAACTAGAATGTGAAGAAATGATTCGTGCTTGTCGTCATAATAATGTCAAGCTAATGATTGCCTATCGCTTGCACTTTGATAAAGCCAATATGCAGGCAGTAGAAATTGTTAATTCTGGGAAAATAGGTGAACCGCGCATTTTTAACTCTGTTTTTTCTCAGCAAGTAGCTGAAGGTAATGTACGCTTAGAGCCAATTTCTAATGGTGGCGGTACAGTCTATGACATGGGTGTTTATTGCATAAATGCTGCTCGTTATTTGTTCCAGGATGAACCTACAGAAGTAGTTGCCTTTTGTGCGAATAACGGTGAGAAGCGCTTTGAGGAAGTTGACGAAATGACTAGCGCTATTATGCGTTTTCCTAACAATAAATTGGCATCTTTTACTTCTAGTTTTGGTGTTGCACCAGTCTCTACTTTTCAGATATTAGGAACAAAAGGCGATTTACGGATGGATTCTGCATACTCCTATCAAGGAGAACTAAATCAACAAATTACTATAGATAACCAGACTCAAGAGCAATCTTATCCTGCTGGTGATCAGTTTGCTGCTGAAATTGTTTACTTCTCAGACTGCATACTGAATAACAAAGATCCAGAACCATCAGGAGAGGAAGGTTTAGCAGATGTTCGCATCATTCGTGCTATTATCGCATCGGCACAAACAGCTAAACCTGTGGAACTGCGCGAGTTTAGAGAACAAACAAGACCAACAAGCGAACAGGTAATTCAAATTCCAGCCAGTGAAGAACAGCCAGATTTAGTTCATGCTGCTGATCCATCGGGTAATGCATGA
- a CDS encoding pentapeptide repeat-containing protein, with the protein MKSQILAIATLTASITFHQTVLAANSEHIRQLLATKQCQNCDLSGAGLIMADLSKANLQGANLSGANLSRANLSGADLAGADLSGASLFGVNLSGTKLTGAILIGADLRNTYLVNADLTGVNFNGANLQGAYGIPLQIAKPEEFYAWGVAEAQKGNQQRALEYFNQAIALQSDYAAAYLARAVARYQLFDRQGAFQDAQAAEKLFTNQNNGDGIQTAQAFIKQLQTPQTAKLDPGKPSFMDFFGSVTSLLLQFLPF; encoded by the coding sequence ATGAAAAGCCAAATCCTAGCTATAGCCACATTGACAGCTTCAATCACCTTTCATCAAACTGTATTAGCTGCAAATTCAGAACACATCAGACAGTTGTTAGCCACTAAGCAGTGTCAAAACTGTGACCTTAGCGGTGCAGGGTTGATAATGGCTGATTTGAGCAAGGCAAATCTTCAAGGAGCTAATCTTAGTGGTGCTAATCTCAGCCGTGCTAACTTAAGTGGTGCGGATTTAGCTGGTGCAGACTTAAGCGGTGCTAGTTTATTTGGTGTGAATCTAAGTGGCACTAAGCTGACAGGGGCAATTCTCATAGGTGCAGACTTAAGAAATACTTATCTAGTCAATGCAGATTTGACTGGCGTGAATTTCAACGGCGCTAACTTGCAAGGCGCTTATGGTATTCCATTACAAATTGCCAAACCAGAGGAATTTTATGCTTGGGGTGTTGCAGAAGCGCAAAAAGGTAATCAACAACGAGCGTTAGAATATTTTAATCAAGCGATCGCACTGCAATCAGATTATGCTGCTGCTTATTTGGCTCGTGCTGTTGCTCGTTATCAACTTTTTGATAGACAAGGTGCTTTTCAAGACGCCCAAGCGGCAGAAAAATTGTTTACTAATCAAAACAATGGTGATGGAATACAAACAGCACAAGCTTTTATTAAACAACTGCAAACACCCCAAACAGCAAAGTTAGATCCTGGTAAACCCAGTTTTATGGACTTTTTTGGAAGTGTGACTTCACTGTTGCTTCAGTTTCTGCCTTTTTAA
- a CDS encoding TenA family protein, with product MTISNQLWEANQDIAQACLLHPFVEGIGYGTLPSMKFAYYIGQDAFFLEAFARAYSIAAAKAPDWEAFMTFHDLAGGILQELRLHEGYAAEWGVDLRSVQPGAATRHYTDFLLATAWGGDVGLTAAAMSPCMRLYAFLGEKLAEDGIGENQYADWIRTYSSSDFQPLVQQLESLVDRFATTSTRVHSTYRYAMLCEQEFFQAAWQFGE from the coding sequence ATGACTATTTCCAACCAATTGTGGGAAGCAAATCAAGATATAGCACAAGCTTGTTTACTACATCCTTTTGTCGAAGGGATTGGTTATGGTACGCTGCCATCAATGAAATTTGCCTACTATATCGGGCAAGATGCTTTTTTCTTAGAAGCTTTTGCCCGTGCTTACAGTATCGCTGCAGCGAAAGCACCTGATTGGGAAGCATTTATGACATTTCATGATTTAGCTGGTGGTATACTGCAAGAATTACGGCTGCATGAAGGCTATGCTGCTGAGTGGGGAGTTGATTTGCGTTCTGTACAACCAGGCGCAGCAACACGTCACTATACAGACTTTTTGCTAGCCACTGCTTGGGGTGGAGATGTAGGTTTAACTGCGGCTGCTATGTCTCCCTGTATGCGTCTATATGCTTTTTTGGGAGAAAAATTAGCTGAAGATGGCATTGGCGAAAATCAATACGCAGACTGGATTCGTACTTATAGTAGCTCAGATTTTCAGCCATTAGTGCAACAGTTAGAAAGTCTAGTAGATCGTTTCGCAACTACTTCTACTCGAGTCCACTCGACTTATCGCTATGCTATGTTGTGTGAGCAAGAGTTTTTTCAAGCAGCATGGCAATTTGGAGAATAA
- a CDS encoding LL-diaminopimelate aminotransferase → MEFAKRLQPLQSNVFAEMDKAKAKALAAGRQLIDLSLGSADLPAASHVVDAIAQSLYDHSTHGYLLFHGTQAFRQAAAQWYEQKFGIAVDPETEVLPLIGSQEGTAHLPLAVLNPGDFALLLDPGYPSHAGGVYLASGQIYPMPLRAENDFLPVFTDIPAPVLAQARMMVLSYPHNPTSAIAPFSFFEEAVAFCQQHNLILVHDFPYVDLVFNETDKEKQQNNYSSHSPYSPHSPTSSLAPSILQADPQKTVSIEFFTLSKSYNMGGFRIGYAIGNSELINALRQVKAAVDFNQYRGILNGAIAALVGPQDIVKTSVDKFRQRRDTFVNALHRIDWQVPIPKATMYVWAKLPKVWSQNSMEFCTQLVEKTGVAVSPGAGFGKFGEGYVRFALVHEPPILETAVSRIIEFSS, encoded by the coding sequence ATGGAATTTGCAAAACGTTTACAACCCCTACAATCGAATGTATTCGCTGAGATGGATAAAGCTAAGGCTAAAGCTTTGGCTGCCGGACGGCAATTAATTGATTTATCTTTAGGATCTGCGGATCTGCCAGCCGCATCACATGTAGTAGATGCGATCGCCCAGTCTTTATATGATCACAGTACCCACGGCTACTTGTTATTTCATGGCACACAAGCCTTTCGTCAAGCTGCTGCCCAATGGTATGAGCAAAAATTTGGCATTGCTGTAGATCCAGAAACAGAAGTGCTACCACTGATCGGTTCTCAGGAAGGCACTGCCCATTTACCTTTGGCAGTCCTAAACCCAGGAGATTTTGCTCTGTTACTCGATCCGGGTTATCCTTCCCATGCTGGCGGAGTTTACTTAGCTAGTGGTCAAATTTACCCAATGCCGCTACGAGCAGAAAATGATTTTTTACCAGTATTTACTGACATTCCCGCGCCTGTGTTGGCACAAGCACGGATGATGGTGTTAAGCTATCCACACAATCCTACCAGCGCGATCGCCCCATTCTCTTTCTTTGAAGAAGCTGTCGCCTTTTGTCAGCAGCACAACCTCATCCTAGTTCACGATTTCCCCTACGTAGATTTAGTTTTCAATGAGACAGATAAAGAAAAGCAACAAAATAATTATTCTTCACACTCCCCCTACTCTCCCCACTCCCCCACTTCTTCCCTCGCCCCCTCTATTCTCCAAGCAGATCCACAAAAAACCGTCTCAATAGAATTTTTTACTCTTTCCAAGTCCTACAACATGGGTGGCTTTCGGATTGGCTATGCAATTGGCAATTCTGAGTTGATTAATGCTTTGCGTCAAGTGAAAGCAGCAGTTGATTTTAACCAATATCGTGGTATTTTAAACGGTGCGATCGCTGCTTTAGTTGGACCACAAGATATAGTTAAAACTTCTGTTGATAAATTTCGTCAGCGTCGGGATACTTTTGTTAATGCTTTACATCGCATTGATTGGCAGGTTCCTATACCCAAAGCCACAATGTACGTTTGGGCAAAGTTACCAAAAGTGTGGAGTCAAAATTCTATGGAATTTTGTACTCAACTAGTTGAAAAAACGGGAGTGGCAGTTTCTCCTGGTGCAGGTTTCGGCAAATTTGGAGAAGGCTATGTCCGGTTTGCCTTAGTACATGAACCACCTATATTAGAAACTGCTGTAAGTAGAATTATTGAATTCTCTAGCTAA
- a CDS encoding thioredoxin family protein, whose protein sequence is MSKGVKTITDAEFETEVLQAEEPVLVYFWASWCGPCQLMSPLVNLAANTYSDRLKVVKMEIDPNPLTVKQYQVEGVPALRLIQGNNVLASAEGVMGKEKLISLLDTHLN, encoded by the coding sequence ATGAGTAAGGGTGTCAAAACCATAACTGATGCTGAGTTTGAAACCGAAGTTTTGCAAGCCGAGGAGCCAGTATTAGTTTACTTTTGGGCTTCTTGGTGTGGTCCTTGTCAATTGATGAGTCCACTAGTGAACCTTGCTGCCAATACTTATAGCGATCGCTTAAAAGTAGTAAAAATGGAAATCGATCCCAATCCACTTACTGTTAAGCAATATCAGGTAGAAGGAGTTCCAGCCCTCAGGCTTATTCAAGGTAACAATGTCTTGGCATCTGCTGAAGGAGTGATGGGTAAGGAGAAATTAATTAGTCTCCTAGATACTCACTTAAACTAG
- a CDS encoding PspA/IM30 family protein, producing MGLFDRIRRVVSANLNDLVSKAEDPEKMLEQAILEMQEDLVQLRQGVAQAIAAQKRTEKQYNDAQNEINKWQRNAQLALQKGDENLARQALERKKTFTESGNALKASLEQQTAQVENLKRNLIQLESKISEAKTKKEMLKARITAAKAQEQLEGMVRGMNTSSAMAAFERMEEKVLMQEARAQSASELAGADLEHQFAALESSSDIDDELAALKASLAPANPPNQQALPPQESTTNTQQANTPASNNEVVDAELDALRKQIDQM from the coding sequence ATGGGATTATTTGATCGCATTAGGCGAGTAGTCAGCGCCAACCTCAACGATTTAGTTAGTAAAGCCGAAGATCCCGAAAAAATGCTAGAACAAGCGATCCTGGAAATGCAGGAAGACTTAGTTCAGCTACGCCAGGGAGTAGCTCAGGCGATCGCGGCTCAAAAACGCACCGAGAAACAATATAATGACGCTCAAAATGAAATAAACAAGTGGCAACGTAACGCTCAACTCGCCCTGCAAAAAGGTGATGAAAATCTGGCGCGTCAAGCCCTAGAGCGTAAAAAGACTTTTACCGAGTCAGGAAATGCTCTCAAAGCCAGCTTAGAACAGCAAACTGCTCAAGTCGAAAACCTCAAGCGTAACCTCATCCAGCTGGAAAGCAAAATTTCTGAAGCTAAGACGAAAAAAGAAATGCTCAAAGCTCGGATCACTGCTGCTAAAGCTCAAGAGCAGCTCGAAGGTATGGTACGCGGTATGAATACCTCTTCAGCGATGGCAGCATTTGAGCGCATGGAAGAAAAAGTCTTGATGCAAGAAGCCCGCGCCCAATCAGCTTCTGAGTTGGCTGGTGCTGATTTAGAGCATCAATTTGCGGCTTTGGAATCTAGCAGCGACATTGACGATGAATTGGCTGCTTTGAAAGCTTCCCTTGCTCCTGCAAATCCTCCAAATCAACAAGCACTACCACCCCAAGAATCTACCACTAACACGCAGCAAGCAAACACTCCTGCATCTAACAATGAAGTAGTTGATGCTGAGTTAGATGCGCTACGCAAGCAAATAGACCAGATGTAA
- a CDS encoding PspA/IM30 family protein encodes MGLIDRIGRVIRANINSLVGSAEDPEKVLEKTVLEMQDNLVQLRQAIAAAIASQKRTERQAAQAQSAGEEWYRRAQLALQQGNETLAREALTKRRAYQETATALLHQIEEQSSVVARLKKDMRSLELKITELKTKKDMYIARARSAEASVKLQELLEGVSGTSSLNAFERMEEKVLQLEAQKEAIAITGTDELEKRFADLESEVDAELLQMKAQLPSSTENTQLSPQQLPQSES; translated from the coding sequence ATGGGACTAATTGACCGGATTGGGCGGGTAATTCGTGCTAACATCAACAGTCTAGTTGGGTCTGCGGAAGATCCAGAAAAAGTTCTGGAAAAAACCGTTTTGGAAATGCAGGATAATCTGGTGCAACTGCGTCAGGCAATAGCGGCCGCGATCGCTAGCCAAAAACGTACAGAAAGACAAGCAGCGCAAGCCCAATCCGCAGGTGAAGAATGGTATCGTCGCGCCCAATTAGCATTACAACAAGGTAACGAAACTTTAGCACGGGAAGCCCTCACCAAACGTCGCGCTTATCAAGAAACAGCCACAGCCCTTCTTCATCAAATAGAAGAGCAAAGTAGTGTTGTCGCTAGACTCAAAAAAGATATGCGATCGCTAGAGCTAAAAATTACCGAACTCAAAACTAAAAAAGATATGTATATTGCTCGCGCTCGTTCTGCTGAAGCTAGCGTTAAACTGCAAGAATTACTGGAAGGCGTTTCTGGAACAAGCAGCCTGAATGCTTTTGAGCGTATGGAAGAAAAAGTTCTACAACTAGAAGCACAAAAAGAAGCAATTGCCATTACGGGAACAGATGAATTAGAAAAACGATTTGCAGACCTAGAATCTGAAGTGGATGCCGAACTGTTACAGATGAAAGCACAATTACCTAGTAGTACGGAAAATACACAATTATCACCACAACAATTACCCCAAAGTGAGAGTTAA
- a CDS encoding DUF721 domain-containing protein, whose product MSFKSVNDILCVLQLETKLQEQPFQRLLKYWSEVVGTAVAAHARPLSLQRDVLRVATSSAAWAQNLTFERQRLLVKLNAVLPTPLVDIRFSTAGWHCAKQVGDPPKLSAPPQHPSFLGKEFSMDSDVKSTVSDANKAFADWTVAIQGRLQGLPICPGCESPTPPGELQRWGVCCLCAAKKFSQRE is encoded by the coding sequence ATGTCGTTTAAATCTGTTAATGATATTTTATGTGTTCTGCAATTAGAGACAAAACTACAGGAGCAACCATTTCAACGTTTGCTCAAGTATTGGTCTGAAGTTGTAGGAACAGCAGTAGCAGCTCATGCTCGTCCATTGTCTCTTCAACGTGACGTGTTGCGGGTGGCAACTTCTAGTGCAGCTTGGGCGCAAAACTTAACTTTTGAACGCCAACGACTACTTGTAAAGTTAAATGCAGTACTGCCGACTCCGTTGGTAGATATTCGCTTTTCTACTGCTGGCTGGCACTGTGCCAAACAAGTTGGTGATCCACCCAAGTTATCTGCACCGCCCCAACACCCCAGTTTCCTTGGTAAAGAATTTAGTATGGACAGTGATGTGAAGTCTACTGTTAGTGATGCGAATAAGGCTTTTGCAGACTGGACAGTGGCAATACAAGGAAGATTGCAGGGTTTACCTATTTGTCCTGGGTGCGAATCTCCTACACCTCCTGGTGAACTCCAGCGTTGGGGGGTTTGTTGTTTGTGTGCTGCCAAAAAGTTTTCTCAAAGAGAATAA
- a CDS encoding transposase — protein MRKLTESDKQEILKLYRQTAETTSTLAERYDVSNSTISRLLKSTLPEDEYEYLVSLKRAARTPEGKAQVSYDHLPSFMQSQLEIQEQPQQEVIPPPEEQPTPVVAADLTDSTSNSRRVKRRSSAPKETAPPVIKQLELLEPQAKEITNIPSPLIEDIHTDTKAIAEMLGEDLLDESEELEDLDEDLEEDFEDEDFEEEEEYRERPRLVARARSGDSFVRVLPLSAANLPRTCYLVIDRSSELITRPLREFGDLGYIPNPETQERTLPVFDNHRIAKRFSTKRDRVVKIPDSRMLHKARYHLQAKGITRLLIDGQVYSLSSVQ, from the coding sequence GTGAGAAAACTAACAGAATCTGATAAACAAGAAATCCTGAAATTATACCGTCAAACTGCTGAAACAACTTCTACTTTAGCAGAACGCTATGACGTGAGTAACTCGACTATTAGTCGCTTACTCAAAAGTACTCTACCAGAAGATGAGTACGAATACCTTGTTTCGTTAAAGCGTGCTGCGAGAACTCCTGAAGGCAAAGCCCAGGTAAGTTATGATCACCTGCCGTCCTTTATGCAGTCACAACTAGAGATTCAGGAACAACCACAACAGGAGGTAATTCCTCCCCCAGAGGAGCAACCTACTCCTGTTGTTGCAGCTGATTTGACTGATTCCACCTCCAATAGTAGAAGAGTTAAACGGCGTTCTTCAGCGCCAAAAGAGACTGCACCACCAGTCATCAAACAACTAGAACTTTTAGAACCTCAAGCTAAAGAAATCACAAATATCCCTAGTCCGCTAATTGAGGATATACATACAGATACCAAAGCGATCGCGGAAATGCTGGGCGAAGACTTGCTAGACGAGTCGGAAGAGTTAGAAGATTTAGATGAGGATCTAGAAGAAGACTTTGAAGATGAAGACTTCGAGGAGGAAGAAGAATATCGAGAACGACCACGTTTAGTAGCAAGAGCTAGAAGTGGCGACAGTTTTGTACGAGTCTTACCTTTATCAGCAGCTAATTTACCCAGAACGTGTTATTTAGTAATTGATCGCTCCTCGGAATTGATTACCAGACCACTGCGAGAATTTGGCGATTTGGGCTATATCCCTAATCCAGAAACCCAAGAAAGAACTTTGCCAGTGTTTGATAATCACCGAATTGCAAAGCGCTTTTCTACTAAACGCGATCGCGTGGTGAAAATTCCTGATAGCAGAATGTTGCATAAGGCCCGCTACCATCTCCAAGCCAAAGGCATCACCAGGCTGCTAATTGATGGTCAGGTTTATTCTTTGTCTTCGGTTCAATGA